CGGAACACGATGTGCAAGAGGATCGGCTCTCCGGAGCCACTCGAACATGCCGAATGCGCGAGAACGCCAGTCGCGCGCGAGCCAGTCGGCCACGCGGCGCCAGAGTGGCACGTTCCACGCGCTGGCCGCCGATCCGGGGCTGGCGGTCGCAACACCGTGGGCTGCTCTGAGAACGGATCCGTCCCGAGGCCCGGCGGCGTATCGGGCATCGATCCCCTCGGCGACCGGGGGCGTGCACCAGGTCAGGATGTACGCACGCATGCCGGGGACGGCTTCGGTCGATGAGTCGACGCTGAGCGACGCCGCCGTGAGCGCATGGGGAGAGACCGCTGCGCGGCTGGGGCGCGCGCTTCGGGGGTTCTTCGATCCCGGGGCCTCGCGTGCGGTGTTCTGGGATCCCCAGCATGCGCTCGCGCTTCGCCCGCTGGTCTCAGCGGTCGCGGATCATCGGATGCGCGCGCTCATCGAGCGAACGCTTGACCGCTACGAGGCGGTCTGGTCCCGGGGTGGTCCACGCTGCGCCATCAGGTGATCCACGGCGACCTCGGTGCGGACAACGTGCTCGTGGACGACAACCGCGACAGCTGCTGCCACTGCGGTCCTCGACGTGATCGAGGAGGCGGCCCTTTCCGGTTCGATATTCCAAGCACCATCCGATGGTCCCTCCGGCTCGATCGCTCTCGCAGCACCCCGAATTCCAGCGCGGCCGAAGGCATAGTCTGTGTCCACGAGAGCGGGCCGACACCGGAAGGGGATGGGTACCCGATGAACGAGGATACGGTGCTGCAAGAAGAACTCGAGGCTGGCACGAGTCTGACGCAAGCTATCCAGGACGCGCCTCACGACCTACGTCCCGTCGACGGAGTCGTTCCGGGCTGGTCGCTCCATGACACCTTGTGGCATGTGGCCTACTGGGTCAACCACGCCGCAGACGTCATCGAGGCCGTACAACCCGGCGAGCCGTTCCCCGAGGAACCGGTAGAAGCCGAGTACTACGACGCGAAGAACGCGGAGGCCTTCCCCCAGGGTCGCACCATGGAATGGAACCATGTCGTCGCCCATCTCGAACACGGGCGCGAACGGGCACGGCAGGCACTCGCGGCGTGCGACGAGGCGAACAGCGACGCGGCCGCTGATCGGCTCATGGAAGAAGTCGAGCACTACCGCGAGCATGACGCCCAGATCCGGGCGTTCCTCGCCCCGCAGGAGACCGCGTGAGCGAGCCATCGGTCATCGTGCTCACCGGCGCCACGGTGAGAGCAGGCATGGAGGGGCAGGAGGCCTCGCTCGCCGAGCGGATGGACGCCACCATGCGGGGGGCACCCGGATTCATCTCGTCGAAGGACTTCACCGCCGAAGATGGCGTTGAGATGGCGGGTCCGATCGCGATGGATCCTCTGCTTCGATGAACGAAGGGCACAACGAGCTGTGCTCGAGCCCCGATTGGGCCGAGTACCTTCGAACCGATGTGCTCCCCCTCGTTCTCGATGGAGTCGACCTGGGATCCGACATGGTCGAGGTTGGTCCGGGCTTCGGTCTCGCGACCGATATCCTTCGGCACCGCGTGTCGAGTCTGACCGCCGTCGAGATCGACCCGGCTCTCGCAGTGAGCCTTGCAGCGCGCCTGGCTGACACCAACGTCAACGTGCTTGAAGCAGACGGGACCCACCTACCGCTCGACTCCGGGCGCTTCAGTTCGGCGGCCTCGTTCACCATGCTTCACCACGTTCCGTCCGTTTCCGACCAGGACGCGCTCTTGACCGAACTGGCGCGCGTGCTGCGAGTCGGAGGTGTGCTGGTCGGGGCGGACAGCCTCGATGACCCAGAGTTCAGGGAGTTCCATAGAGGTGACGTGTGCGTTCCCGTCGATCCGGGGGAACTGCCGGATCGGCTCCGACGCTCCGGATTCTCGGATGTGCGCGTGGGGACCTCGGGCGACACTCTCTGGTTCGTCGCTCGCACGGCTCCGAACTCCTAGCGCTGGGTACCGCTCCAGTCCCCAGGCTTCGACGAGCCGACCGACTTGCCTACTCGGCCGAAACGGGGTTCCGTGGGTCTGCTCGGGGTCGGAGCTTGTCCGGGTCGTCGATGGGTACCGCGTGCACCCGACCCACCGAACCGTCGACCTCCAAGTGACCTCCGGATGCGGAGTGCTCGGCTTCGACAACGCAGAGGGCGAGGGTTCCGTAACGGGGCGTGCGGTCGGCGCTTCGAACGTCGCCGACGACCTTGCCCTCCGAGCTCACCTCGGCTCCGTGCTTCGGCACCTTCTCACCCTTCAGCGGGAGACACCCTGGCTGGGGGCCCGGGACGCGACGTCCTGGATGCGGTGGACGTCATAGGGAGAAACACCGTTCGCGGTGGTCGGGGTCGGGACGTGTGCTTCGTCGAACCGGGCGACGATGTCCGCGGATGCGAGGATGTGCGGATGCGCGTGACCCAAGGCTAGTTCAAGCCCTACCGGACTCCTCCACAGCCGGGATCCGCTCTCCAATAGGTGTGCACAGCGGCGGAAGCCAGGCGATGGAACGAGACGCCGGCGTCAGAGTTGCCTATGACACCCTTGATGAAGCATCGAGCCCACGCTAAAGGTGGCGAACCGGCGCGGCTGGCGGCGGTGCCGAGAAGTCCATCGGATGAATCTCCTCGACCTTCGAGCGGAACCATGAGTCGAACTCGCGATCGGAGCCCGCGAGCTTGCCGAGGAACTCGGACGCGCCGGGCCCATCGAGGACAACGACCGTGAGCTGGCTCCCGTCCGGGTTTTCCTGGAGCCACGCGGCGTGCGTCGTCAGGCCGAGGCGCTCGTTCATCTCGTCGAACTCCGACTTGCGGGCGCCGGTCACCTCACCGGCCCAGGCCTTCCAGTCGTCCGCTCTCCCGGGCTTGATCGGTACCGCAAAAGCCTCCATGCGCCCCCTCCCTGGTCGCGATGCCGACGGAGCGTAGTCGAGCTGGCGAGCTCGGGCAACGCGAGGAGCTCTCGTTCGGACGCGGTGACACGAGGTTCTCACCTCCGCGGGTCCACAAGCTCGCCACGAGCGCGGGCTCGGCTATCGACGGATGAAGGTCAGGTGGGTGACACCGCTGGGAGACGAGACCGCCTCGATGCCGTAGCGTTCCTCGACGCCCTCGATGCCGTCCCAAAGGCGAACGCCGCGGCCGAGGAGGATCGGCACCTGCACGACGTGGAGCGTGTCGATGAGGTCGGCAGCGAGGAAGTCGCGGACGACGGTTGGGCCACCGCCGATACGCACGTCGAGGTCGCCCGCTGCTTCCCGGGCGACGTCGAGCGCCTCCTGCGGGTTGGCGTCGACGAATTGGAACACGGTGCCGCCCTCCATCTCGATCGGCGGGCGCGGGTAGTGCGTAAGCACGAACACCGGCGTGTGGAACGGCGGGTTCGGCCCCCACCAGCCACGCCACTCGTCGTCGGTTCCGACGTCGGTCCACGGGCCGGTCTGCGCGCCGAATTTGCCCCGACCCATGATCTCGGCGCCGATGCCGAGGCCATGGCGTTCGGCGAACGAGTGGTCGACACCCTCCGTGCCACCAGCTTCGCCGACCATCGAGCGCCAAAACCGGGTGGTGAACATCCACTCGTGCAGGCGTTCCCCGGCGTGACCGAACGGGGCGTCGAGCGTGATGCCGTCGCCCGTCCCGAACCCGTCCAGGGAGATCGAGAAGTTGTGGACACGGACCTGGGACATGGGTGCCTCCTACCCTGAGAAACGAACGGCCCTGACCTGCTGTGAGTGCTACCCCTCTTGACCTGTGGGTACTCTTGAATGGAGCCCGAATCCGTGCAGGTGAGCGGGTCATGACTTCCTCCGAACCTCAACATGCACTAGTTGTGACTAGTTGTGGTAGTTGTGGCGCGAGGCAAGGGATGACGCTGAGCAGAAGCTCGCCGGGCGCTCTATGAGAACGGCCTCCGCGGAAGCCCGAAGGCCTCTCCCGACACCGTGAGCCGCCGGCCAAGCTCGGTGATGATCCGGTCCCGTGCGGACGATGCCGTCTCGATCTCTATGAAGAGCCTGTCGGCCACGACCCCGTACAGCCTCTCGCCGGCGAAGTAGCGACGCCCCCGGCGTTCCCCTTCCGATGCCAGGAGTCCACTTGCCACCGCCGTGGTGAGGTCTTTCGTTGCGGTCGCTGGGCTCACGTCTGTGAGCGAGCGGTAGTAGCCGGCGGTCACGTCACGTCCGAAGAACGCGTCCCATAGCGCGTTCGCAAGCCGGCGGTCCATCCCCACGTCCTCCGCGGCCTCTTCGACCGCCATCCACACCTGCTGCTCGGTGTTGAGCCGCAGATCCAGCGCCCGCACCTGTCGTACCTGGGCGTCGAGATGCCCGTGCACGAACGGCGTGACGTCCGCGTCGCGATCGAACATCGACCCGAGGCAGCCGAAGAGCCCGTAGTAGTCCTGCAGGTGGTACCCCCACCATTCCTCGAGCGATGTGAACTCGCGCCGCTTGAATCCACCCCTGTACATCGCGAGCGAGGCAAGGATCCGAGCGGATCGTCCATTCCCGTCCACGAAGGGGTGGATGGCTGCGACGACGACGTGGATCCATGCGGCGGCAACTGCGCTGTGGAAGCCCGCTTGCTGCATCCGGGTGACAGCCTCCTCGACCAAGGCATCAACCTGTTCGCCGGGGGGTGGGAGGAACACCTCTTCGCCGGTAGCGCGGTTGGTCACCCACACCTGCTTATCCGTGCGGAGTCGGCCAGCACCCTGGGCGTAGCGACCGGCGAGGACACGATCATGGAGTCCGACTATCAGACCGCGATCCCATGAGAACGCCGGGTCATCAGCTTGGCGGAGGACGAAGTTCATGGCGTCTCGATAGCCCTCAACCAGTTCTCGGTCCAGCGGTTCTACCTCGGGCGGTCGGTCTCCTGCCAGGATCCGGCGCACCTCGTCAACGGTGACGTTGACGCCCTCCATGCGGGTTGACGCGGCCACAGCCTCTGCCTCGAGGTCGCGGCGAAGCCGCCCCTCCCAGGTACGGGGGAGCACTCGGATGTCGAGGCGGTCCTTCCAGGCGTCGAGCTCTTCGACGAAGCCTCGGATGCCGTCCGTCTCGGTAAAGGGGAGCATGGTGACTCCATTCTATCACTCAAACGCTAGCGATTCCATCTTTGAATCGCTATCCCTCAAACGCTAGCGATGGCCTTTTGGAAACCTTCGCGGCGTTCATCACGAGCCGGTTGGGGACATTGAATGAAGGCGAGCGACCCACGTGCACCGCTGGTCCTGAAGGCGGGCGACCGGAGCCGTCGTCCATTCGGACCGCGGGAGCCAATTACGTCCGGGCGCTTCGAAACGCCGGGCTGCAGGGGTCCATGGGTCGGACCGGAACGTGTGCGGACGACGCCGGCATGGAATCGTTCTTCTCGTTGCTCCAGAAGAACGTGCTCAACCAGAAGCGCTGGGCCTGCAGAGAGGAGCTACGCCTGGCGATCGTGAACTGGATCCGAGGCCACGTACATCGCCGGCGCCGCCAACGCGGTCTCCCCAAGCGGGATCCATCACTCCTACGTCAACCGACCAGCCTTCCCTCCAACAGCCAAGTCTTCATGTCACCCTTCCCCTTGACGACGACCATCCCCCGCTCCTCGAGGGCGTAGCGCCCACGGAGCCGCCGGTAGGTTCGCTCCGTCACCTGGATGCTGCCCGGAAGGCCATTGGACTCCATCCGACTCGCTGTGTTGACTGTGTCGCCCCAAAGGTCATAGATGAACCGGCGCACGCCGATCACGCCGGCGACCGCGGGTCCCGTGTCGATCCCGATGCGCAGCTGAACGGGCGAACCGAGTTGGTGATCGATCGCGTCCGGCCCGGCCATCATCTCGAGCGCCATGTCGGCGATGGCTTCGGCATGATCCGAGCGAGGCACCGGGATGCCGCCGGCCACCATGTACGCGTCACCGATCGTCTTGATCTTCTCGAGCCCATGCCGTTCGGCGAGCCGATCGAACCATGAGAACAACCCGTTCAAGAGCTCGACGATCTCCTCAGGCTGCGCGGCTGCTGACAACGTCGTGAAGTCCACGATGTCCGCGAAGAGCACCGTCACGTCGTCGAAGCCATCGGCGATCGTGCCCTCCGAGTCCCGCAATCGAGCCGCGACCGAAGCCGGAAGGACATTCAGGAGGAGGCGCTCGGACTTCGCCCGCTCGTGCTCTCGCTCGAGCACGAAGAACCGCAGAGCAGAAAGGCGGTGGCCGAGACGCCTGCGAGGTTGAGGACGAAGAACGAGATCATCACCGACGTGGGGATCTTTGACGTCGGCTCAAGGAGCGGGTCCACGAGGCCCGACAGAACGAGGACGACCGCGTATGCCCCGAACCAGTTGATCGAATCG
The sequence above is a segment of the Actinomycetota bacterium genome. Coding sequences within it:
- a CDS encoding dihydrofolate reductase family protein; translation: MSQVRVHNFSISLDGFGTGDGITLDAPFGHAGERLHEWMFTTRFWRSMVGEAGGTEGVDHSFAERHGLGIGAEIMGRGKFGAQTGPWTDVGTDDEWRGWWGPNPPFHTPVFVLTHYPRPPIEMEGGTVFQFVDANPQEALDVAREAAGDLDVRIGGGPTVVRDFLAADLIDTLHVVQVPILLGRGVRLWDGIEGVEERYGIEAVSSPSGVTHLTFIRR
- a CDS encoding class I SAM-dependent methyltransferase; amino-acid sequence: MNEGHNELCSSPDWAEYLRTDVLPLVLDGVDLGSDMVEVGPGFGLATDILRHRVSSLTAVEIDPALAVSLAARLADTNVNVLEADGTHLPLDSGRFSSAASFTMLHHVPSVSDQDALLTELARVLRVGGVLVGADSLDDPEFREFHRGDVCVPVDPGELPDRLRRSGFSDVRVGTSGDTLWFVARTAPNS
- a CDS encoding Fic family protein, encoding MEGVNVTVDEVRRILAGDRPPEVEPLDRELVEGYRDAMNFVLRQADDPAFSWDRGLIVGLHDRVLAGRYAQGAGRLRTDKQVWVTNRATGEEVFLPPPGEQVDALVEEAVTRMQQAGFHSAVAAAWIHVVVAAIHPFVDGNGRSARILASLAMYRGGFKRREFTSLEEWWGYHLQDYYGLFGCLGSMFDRDADVTPFVHGHLDAQVRQVRALDLRLNTEQQVWMAVEEAAEDVGMDRRLANALWDAFFGRDVTAGYYRSLTDVSPATATKDLTTAVASGLLASEGERRGRRYFAGERLYGVVADRLFIEIETASSARDRIITELGRRLTVSGEAFGLPRRPFS
- a CDS encoding DinB family protein, yielding MNEDTVLQEELEAGTSLTQAIQDAPHDLRPVDGVVPGWSLHDTLWHVAYWVNHAADVIEAVQPGEPFPEEPVEAEYYDAKNAEAFPQGRTMEWNHVVAHLEHGRERARQALAACDEANSDAAADRLMEEVEHYREHDAQIRAFLAPQETA